A genomic window from Streptomyces sp. 846.5 includes:
- a CDS encoding MarR family transcriptional regulator: MPTPTPLPTAARAESIDSIQRELTAVARRARSVTAQIHPGLTLVTYTLLDHLHERGGCRGTDLAAHFLLDKSTVSRQISALERLGLVERTADPEDLRGQIIRPSAAGAQLLADVRERRHQAFLSRLADWPDDDLERFASYLTLYNART, translated from the coding sequence ATGCCTACCCCCACCCCGCTGCCCACCGCCGCCCGCGCCGAGTCGATCGACTCGATCCAGCGCGAGCTGACCGCCGTGGCCCGCCGCGCCCGCTCGGTGACGGCACAGATCCACCCCGGCCTCACTCTGGTCACCTACACCCTGCTGGACCACCTGCACGAGCGCGGCGGCTGCCGGGGCACCGACCTGGCCGCCCACTTCCTGCTGGACAAGTCCACCGTCAGCCGACAGATCTCCGCCCTGGAGCGACTCGGCCTGGTCGAGCGGACCGCCGATCCGGAGGACCTGCGCGGCCAGATCATCCGCCCCTCGGCGGCCGGCGCGCAGCTGCTCGCCGACGTCCGCGAGCGGCGGCACCAGGCCTTCCTGAGCCGCCTCGCCGACTGGCCGGACGACGACCTGGAACGCTTCGCCTCCTATCTCACCCTCTACAACGCCCGCACCTGA
- a CDS encoding MMPL family transporter, producing MNLARRLAALPCGRRSKWVVLAAWIILLLVLAPLAGKLTGAEDNQASSWLPGSAESTKVLNLEGRFTSTQSAPAVVLYVRDSGITTADKAKATADAAAFASAPHVQGQITGPVESQDGKALQTVVPIDMASGGWNNLTPAVDKMRSTATQGDPGLTVHVTGPGGVGADQSKAFAGIDGTLLYATLGVVVVLLLLTYRSPTLWLLPLLSSGLALTAAEAVIYLLVKHAGLTVNAQSGGILVVLVIGAGTDYALLLVARYREELRRHEDRHEAMAEAMHRAGPAIIASAATVAVSMLCLLFARMNSTSGLGPVCAIGIAVALAAMVTLLPALLVICGRWIFWPVKPAFGTAEPTESGVWARVGGGISRRPRLVWVGTTLALGALALGLFSLKADGLSTAGAFTGKPDSVVGQTVLAEHFPAGSGSPVVVITTAGAAAQAQSTLAGVQGIASTTPPLVKGDLAYLTGTLSSAPDSKAAQDTVDRVRAAEHALPGAQAQVGGNTAVQLDTHRASRHDDFLIIPIVLVVVLLILALLLRAVVAPLLLIATVVLSFASALGVSSFAFAHLFHFQGEDTAFPLFVFVFLVALGIDYNIFLMTRVREESFSRGTRGGALAGLAATGGVITSAGLILASTFGVLGTLPVVGFAEIGFAVCLGVLLDTLVVRSILVTALAMDLDRRLWWPSALGRITAPGTAPAARGGTAALDPQSERTT from the coding sequence ATGAACCTCGCCCGGCGGCTGGCCGCCCTGCCCTGCGGAAGACGAAGCAAGTGGGTCGTCCTCGCCGCATGGATCATCCTGCTGCTCGTGCTCGCACCGCTGGCCGGCAAGCTCACCGGCGCCGAGGACAACCAGGCGTCGAGCTGGCTGCCCGGCAGCGCCGAATCGACCAAGGTGCTGAACCTGGAGGGACGGTTCACCAGCACCCAGAGCGCCCCGGCCGTCGTCCTCTACGTCCGCGACTCCGGCATCACCACCGCCGACAAGGCCAAGGCCACCGCCGACGCCGCCGCGTTCGCCTCGGCCCCGCACGTCCAGGGGCAGATCACCGGGCCGGTCGAGTCCCAGGACGGCAAGGCCCTGCAGACCGTGGTGCCCATCGACATGGCCAGCGGCGGCTGGAACAACCTCACCCCGGCCGTCGACAAGATGCGCAGCACCGCGACCCAGGGCGACCCCGGCCTGACCGTGCACGTCACCGGGCCCGGCGGGGTCGGCGCCGACCAGAGCAAGGCCTTCGCCGGGATCGACGGCACCCTGCTCTACGCCACCCTGGGCGTGGTCGTCGTCCTGCTGCTGCTCACCTACCGCAGCCCGACCCTGTGGCTGCTGCCGCTGCTCTCCTCCGGGCTGGCCCTGACCGCCGCCGAAGCCGTCATCTACCTCCTGGTCAAACACGCCGGACTGACCGTCAACGCGCAGAGCGGCGGCATCCTGGTGGTCCTGGTCATCGGCGCGGGAACCGACTACGCCCTGCTGCTGGTCGCCCGCTACCGCGAGGAGCTGCGCCGGCACGAGGACCGGCACGAGGCCATGGCCGAGGCCATGCACCGGGCCGGACCCGCGATCATCGCCAGCGCCGCGACCGTCGCCGTCAGCATGCTCTGCCTGCTGTTCGCGCGGATGAACTCGACCAGCGGCCTCGGCCCGGTCTGCGCCATCGGCATCGCCGTCGCGCTGGCCGCGATGGTGACCCTGCTGCCGGCCCTGCTCGTCATCTGCGGACGCTGGATCTTCTGGCCGGTCAAGCCGGCCTTCGGCACCGCCGAGCCGACCGAGAGCGGCGTCTGGGCCAGGGTCGGCGGCGGTATCTCCCGCCGTCCCCGGCTGGTCTGGGTCGGGACCACGCTGGCCCTGGGGGCACTGGCGCTCGGCCTGTTCAGCCTCAAGGCCGACGGCCTGTCCACGGCCGGCGCCTTCACCGGCAAGCCCGACTCGGTGGTCGGCCAGACCGTACTGGCCGAGCACTTCCCGGCCGGCTCGGGATCGCCGGTGGTCGTGATCACCACGGCCGGCGCGGCGGCGCAGGCCCAGTCCACCCTGGCCGGGGTCCAGGGCATCGCCTCGACCACCCCGCCGCTGGTCAAGGGCGACCTCGCCTACCTCACCGGCACCCTGTCCTCGGCACCCGACAGCAAGGCCGCCCAGGACACCGTGGACCGGGTCCGGGCCGCCGAGCACGCCCTTCCGGGGGCGCAGGCCCAGGTGGGCGGGAACACCGCGGTGCAGTTGGACACCCATCGGGCGTCCCGGCACGACGACTTCCTGATCATCCCGATCGTGCTGGTGGTGGTGCTGCTGATCCTGGCACTGCTGCTGCGGGCGGTGGTGGCGCCGCTGCTGCTGATCGCGACGGTGGTGCTGTCCTTCGCCTCGGCCCTGGGCGTCAGTTCGTTCGCCTTCGCCCACCTGTTCCACTTCCAGGGCGAGGACACCGCCTTCCCGCTGTTCGTGTTCGTCTTCCTGGTGGCCCTGGGCATCGACTACAACATCTTCCTGATGACCCGGGTCAGGGAGGAGTCGTTCAGCCGGGGCACCCGCGGCGGCGCGCTCGCCGGGCTGGCCGCGACCGGCGGTGTGATCACCTCGGCCGGACTGATCCTGGCCAGCACCTTCGGAGTGCTGGGGACGCTGCCGGTGGTCGGCTTCGCCGAGATCGGCTTCGCGGTCTGCCTGGGCGTGCTGCTGGACACCCTGGTGGTCCGCTCGATCCTGGTCACCGCACTGGCCATGGACCTGGACCGGCGGCTGTGGTGGCCCAGCGCGCTGGGCCGGATCACCGCACCGGGCACGGCCCCGGCGGCCCGGGGCGGCACCGCGGCCCTCGACCCGCAGTCGGAACGCACGACCTGA
- a CDS encoding 4-oxalocrotonate tautomerase family protein, translating to MPLIQVKQIAGRTEEQKRALARELTDAYVRVMGNKPESVWVTIDELPAGNWAIGGTLIADR from the coding sequence GTGCCGCTCATCCAGGTCAAGCAGATCGCCGGACGCACCGAGGAGCAGAAGCGCGCCCTCGCCCGCGAACTCACCGACGCCTACGTACGGGTGATGGGGAACAAGCCCGAGTCGGTGTGGGTCACCATCGACGAACTGCCCGCCGGGAACTGGGCCATCGGCGGAACGCTGATCGCCGACCGTTGA
- a CDS encoding zinc ribbon domain-containing protein produces MSNEIYFSNNYRDLCEQHGTGAGFQFEFSCWRCSDTWRSAFQPYTSGRMAGWADRVVGSAWGSFGRAGSEASSALGGLVGANWGPAKDAAFQKSIDDAKTHFNRCGRCTNYVCARCWNAAQGLCLGCAPDTAAEALAAQQRGLNDAVSQRAYETGSAQAASYDTDQRRQLVCPQCSTETHGARFCPGCGHRLAQADHCASCNAEVPQGAAFCPDCGTRR; encoded by the coding sequence ATGAGCAACGAGATCTACTTCAGCAACAACTACCGTGACCTGTGCGAACAGCACGGCACCGGGGCCGGGTTCCAGTTCGAGTTCTCCTGCTGGCGCTGCTCCGACACCTGGCGCTCCGCCTTCCAGCCCTACACCAGCGGACGGATGGCGGGCTGGGCCGACCGCGTGGTGGGCAGCGCCTGGGGCTCGTTCGGCCGCGCCGGCAGCGAAGCCTCCAGCGCGCTGGGCGGGCTGGTCGGCGCCAACTGGGGCCCGGCCAAGGACGCCGCCTTCCAGAAGTCCATCGACGACGCCAAGACCCACTTCAACCGCTGCGGCCGCTGCACCAACTACGTCTGCGCCCGCTGCTGGAACGCCGCCCAGGGCCTGTGCCTCGGCTGCGCCCCCGACACCGCCGCCGAGGCCCTCGCCGCCCAGCAGCGCGGGCTCAACGACGCGGTCTCGCAGCGCGCCTACGAGACCGGCAGCGCCCAGGCCGCCTCCTACGACACCGACCAGCGCCGCCAACTGGTCTGCCCCCAGTGCAGCACCGAGACCCACGGCGCCCGCTTCTGCCCCGGCTGCGGCCACCGGCTCGCCCAGGCCGACCACTGCGCCTCCTGCAACGCCGAGGTCCCCCAGGGCGCGGCCTTCTGCCCGGACTGCGGCACCCGCCGCTGA
- a CDS encoding DUF3662 and FHA domain-containing protein, which produces MGALKKFEQRLEGFVNGAFAKVFKSEVQPVEIAGALQRECDNNASIWNRDRTVVPNDFIVELSTHDYERLSPYAAQLGGELAGMVREYAQAQRYSFMGPLKVALEQAADLDTGLYRVRSRIESTPEAQSPAADPYAQPYQQSPARPQPPAYGAAPGAGQPYGGRQAEAWQPQVPPLPPTAPAFPAVQPGSPPPAAAVHPEATPDHNNVRPLPGSGYGAAATTRRWLEINGDRHQVSTPVVVLGRSTEADIRVDDPGVSRKHAEIRIGSPSMVLDLGSTNGIVVDGQHTQRATLRDGSRIVMGSTTIVYRQAEG; this is translated from the coding sequence GTGGGAGCCCTGAAGAAGTTCGAGCAGCGACTCGAGGGATTCGTCAACGGCGCCTTCGCCAAGGTGTTCAAGTCCGAAGTGCAGCCCGTGGAGATCGCCGGAGCGCTGCAGCGCGAGTGCGACAACAACGCCAGCATCTGGAACCGCGACCGCACGGTCGTCCCCAACGACTTCATCGTGGAGCTCAGCACCCACGACTACGAGCGGCTCAGCCCCTACGCCGCTCAGCTCGGCGGGGAACTGGCCGGGATGGTCCGCGAATACGCCCAGGCGCAGCGCTACTCCTTCATGGGCCCGCTCAAGGTGGCCCTGGAGCAGGCCGCGGACCTGGACACCGGCCTGTACCGGGTGCGCAGCCGGATCGAGTCGACCCCCGAGGCCCAGTCCCCGGCCGCCGACCCCTACGCGCAGCCGTACCAGCAGTCCCCGGCCCGCCCCCAGCCGCCGGCCTACGGCGCGGCGCCCGGAGCCGGCCAGCCCTACGGTGGGCGCCAGGCCGAGGCCTGGCAGCCCCAGGTGCCGCCGCTGCCGCCGACCGCGCCGGCCTTCCCCGCGGTGCAGCCGGGCTCCCCGCCCCCGGCTGCGGCCGTCCACCCCGAGGCCACCCCCGACCACAACAACGTCAGGCCGCTGCCCGGCAGCGGCTACGGCGCCGCCGCGACCACCAGGCGCTGGCTGGAGATCAACGGCGACCGCCACCAGGTGAGCACGCCGGTGGTGGTCCTGGGCCGCAGCACCGAGGCCGACATCCGGGTGGACGACCCCGGGGTCTCCCGCAAGCACGCCGAGATCCGGATCGGTTCGCCCTCGATGGTCCTGGACCTCGGCTCCACCAACGGCATCGTGGTCGACGGACAGCACACCCAGCGCGCTACGCTGCGCGACGGCTCACGGATCGTCATGGGCAGCACCACCATCGTCTACCGGCAAGCCGAAGGGTGA
- a CDS encoding FHA domain-containing protein, which translates to MSELTLTVMRLGFLAVLWLFVIVAVQVIRSDLFGTKVVQRTTAAGRRTGAGAVPTGRQQPPPQREARGQQTQGGGRPRRGGPTQLVVTQGSLAGTTVALQGQTITLGRAHDSTIVLDDDYASSRHARIYPDQTGQWIVEDLQSTNGTYLDRTRLTSPTPLQPGAAIRIGRTVIELRK; encoded by the coding sequence ATGTCAGAACTGACCCTCACCGTCATGAGACTGGGATTCCTCGCAGTCCTGTGGCTGTTCGTCATCGTCGCGGTGCAGGTCATCCGCAGCGACCTGTTCGGCACCAAGGTCGTCCAGCGCACCACCGCGGCCGGGCGCCGCACCGGCGCCGGCGCCGTGCCGACGGGCCGTCAGCAGCCCCCGCCGCAGCGCGAGGCCCGCGGGCAGCAGACCCAGGGCGGCGGCCGACCGCGCCGCGGCGGCCCGACCCAACTGGTGGTCACCCAGGGGTCGCTGGCGGGCACCACGGTGGCGCTCCAGGGCCAGACCATCACCCTCGGCCGGGCCCACGACTCGACCATCGTCCTGGACGACGACTACGCGTCCTCGCGCCACGCCCGGATCTACCCCGACCAGACCGGCCAGTGGATCGTCGAGGACCTGCAGTCCACCAACGGCACCTATCTCGACCGGACCCGGCTGACCAGCCCCACCCCGCTCCAGCCGGGAGCGGCCATCCGCATCGGCAGGACCGTCATCGAGCTGCGGAAGTAG
- a CDS encoding PP2C family serine/threonine-protein phosphatase, with amino-acid sequence MSLVLRFAAGSHKGMIREGNEDSGYAGPRLLAVADGMGGQAAGEVASSEVLSTMVELDEDVPGSDPLTALSQAADRANERLRLLVEGDPALEGMGTTLTALLWDGQRAGLIHIGDSRAYLLRDGSLSQITQDHTWVQRLVDEGRITEEEASTHPQRSLIMRALMGTGEVESDLSIREVRAGDRYLICSDGLSGVVSHQTLEETLGSYYAPEQTVAELIQLALRGGGPDNITCVVADVLDVTDGDTMAGHFTDTPVVVGAVADGPPTISHHTMANTPAARAASLGRRQQPGGVAVAEPGYDGSTDGGYQDGDYQDAGYQNAGYDEHTDGYAQDEEDYLPEEGSRRSRRRGRSGRRRWAVPAVVLLVVLALIGSAGYLGYRWTQTQYFIGADGATVAIYKGVNQNLAGLSLSKVYQPSTVQLSDLPQMDQTHVKNTITTASLKDAQTQLAQLQTQANVCKSVKAGTLPGSTASASPSAGASAKAGAKPTATAPATTAAAANPSPSASSTLSTQQQQQLAALCVAA; translated from the coding sequence ATGAGCCTCGTGCTGCGCTTCGCCGCCGGGTCGCACAAGGGCATGATCCGGGAGGGCAACGAGGACTCCGGCTACGCCGGTCCGCGGCTGCTCGCCGTGGCCGACGGCATGGGCGGCCAGGCGGCCGGCGAGGTGGCCTCCTCCGAGGTCCTCTCCACCATGGTCGAGCTGGACGAGGACGTGCCGGGCAGCGACCCGCTGACCGCACTGAGCCAGGCGGCCGACCGCGCCAACGAGCGGCTGCGGCTGCTCGTCGAGGGCGATCCCGCGCTGGAGGGCATGGGCACCACGCTCACCGCGCTGCTCTGGGACGGCCAGCGCGCCGGGCTGATCCACATCGGCGACTCCCGCGCCTACCTGCTCCGCGACGGCTCGCTGTCGCAGATCACCCAGGACCACACCTGGGTGCAGCGGCTGGTCGACGAGGGCCGGATCACCGAGGAGGAGGCCAGCACCCACCCGCAGCGGTCGCTGATCATGCGTGCGCTGATGGGGACCGGCGAGGTCGAGTCCGACCTGTCGATCCGTGAGGTGCGGGCCGGGGACCGCTACCTGATCTGTTCCGACGGCCTCTCGGGCGTGGTCAGCCACCAGACCCTGGAAGAGACCCTCGGCAGCTACTACGCCCCCGAGCAGACCGTCGCCGAGCTGATCCAGCTGGCGCTGCGCGGCGGCGGCCCGGACAACATCACCTGCGTGGTCGCGGACGTCCTGGACGTCACCGACGGCGACACCATGGCCGGCCACTTCACCGACACCCCGGTGGTGGTGGGCGCGGTCGCCGACGGGCCCCCCACGATCAGCCACCACACCATGGCCAACACCCCGGCGGCCCGCGCCGCCTCGCTCGGCCGCCGGCAGCAGCCCGGCGGCGTGGCCGTGGCCGAGCCCGGCTACGACGGATCCACCGACGGCGGGTACCAGGACGGCGACTACCAGGACGCCGGATACCAGAACGCGGGGTACGACGAGCACACCGACGGCTATGCCCAGGACGAGGAGGACTACCTCCCCGAAGAGGGCAGCCGCCGAAGCCGCCGCCGGGGGCGCAGCGGCCGCAGGCGCTGGGCCGTTCCGGCCGTGGTGCTGCTGGTGGTGCTGGCGCTGATCGGCAGCGCCGGCTACCTCGGCTACCGCTGGACCCAGACCCAGTACTTCATCGGCGCCGACGGCGCGACCGTGGCGATCTACAAGGGCGTCAACCAGAACCTGGCCGGCCTCAGCCTGTCCAAGGTCTACCAGCCCTCGACGGTCCAGCTGAGCGATCTGCCGCAGATGGACCAGACGCATGTGAAGAACACCATCACCACCGCCAGCCTCAAGGACGCCCAGACCCAGCTGGCCCAACTGCAGACCCAGGCGAACGTCTGCAAGTCCGTCAAGGCCGGCACCCTTCCGGGCAGCACCGCCAGTGCCTCCCCGAGCGCCGGCGCCAGCGCCAAGGCCGGCGCCAAGCCGACCGCGACCGCCCCGGCGACCACCGCAGCGGCAGCCAACCCCTCCCCGTCGGCCTCCTCCACCCTCAGCACCCAACAGCAGCAACAGCTGGCTGCCCTGTGCGTCGCCGCCTGA
- a CDS encoding FtsW/RodA/SpoVE family cell cycle protein yields the protein MSTSAARGSIPRGPATATILPQGAPNRRNTELVLLVFAVLIPLFAYADTGLAMDGRVPAGMLEYGLGMGLFALLAHLAVRRFAPYADPLMLPIAALLNGLGLVFIWRLDKARQLARNFPAAQNQLIWTGLGIALFIGVMALLKDHRLLQRYTYSAGLVALVLLAAPAFMPTRASDFGAKIWIHVGSFSIQPGEFVKIVLSVFFAGYLMAKRDALALASRRFLGLYLPRGRDLGPIIAVWLLSLLILVFETDLGTSLLFFGVFVVMLYVATERTSWILFGLLMAGLGFWAVAATEAHVQSRITDWLHPLTAAPNGGGVGQIGQSLFALGAGGVLGTGLGQGHSWLIGFAAKSDFILGTIGEELGLAGLMALFLLYALLFERGLRTALAARDPFGKLLAVGLSGAFALQVFIVAGGVTGTIPLTGMTLPFMAQGGSSVITNWALIAILLKISDVARRPAPVPETAAEPTQVLGPS from the coding sequence ATGAGCACCTCCGCTGCCCGCGGCAGCATCCCGCGCGGCCCCGCCACCGCGACGATCCTGCCGCAGGGCGCGCCCAACCGCCGCAACACCGAACTGGTGCTGCTGGTCTTCGCCGTCCTGATCCCGCTGTTCGCCTACGCCGACACCGGCCTGGCCATGGACGGCAGGGTCCCGGCCGGGATGCTGGAGTACGGCCTGGGGATGGGCCTGTTCGCGCTCCTGGCGCATCTCGCGGTACGCCGCTTCGCCCCCTACGCCGACCCGCTGATGCTGCCGATCGCCGCCCTGCTGAACGGCCTGGGCCTGGTCTTCATCTGGCGTCTGGACAAGGCCCGCCAGCTGGCGCGCAACTTCCCGGCCGCGCAGAACCAGCTGATCTGGACCGGTCTGGGGATCGCCCTGTTCATCGGAGTGATGGCGCTGCTCAAGGACCACCGCTTACTGCAGCGCTACACCTACAGCGCCGGTCTGGTCGCGCTGGTGCTGCTGGCCGCCCCGGCCTTCATGCCCACCCGCGCCTCGGACTTCGGCGCGAAGATCTGGATCCATGTGGGCAGCTTCTCGATCCAGCCCGGCGAGTTCGTCAAGATCGTGCTGTCGGTGTTCTTCGCCGGCTACCTGATGGCGAAGCGGGACGCACTGGCACTGGCCAGCCGCCGCTTCCTCGGCCTCTACCTGCCGCGCGGGCGCGATCTGGGCCCGATCATCGCGGTGTGGCTGCTCAGCCTGCTGATCCTGGTCTTCGAGACCGACCTGGGCACCTCGCTGCTGTTCTTCGGTGTGTTCGTGGTCATGCTCTATGTGGCCACCGAGCGCACCAGCTGGATCCTCTTCGGCCTGCTGATGGCCGGTCTCGGCTTCTGGGCGGTGGCCGCCACCGAGGCCCATGTGCAGTCCAGGATCACCGACTGGCTGCACCCGCTGACCGCGGCACCGAACGGCGGCGGGGTCGGACAGATCGGCCAGTCGCTGTTCGCGCTGGGCGCCGGCGGTGTCCTCGGCACCGGGCTCGGCCAGGGCCACTCCTGGCTGATCGGCTTCGCCGCCAAGAGCGACTTCATCCTCGGCACCATCGGCGAGGAGCTGGGCCTGGCCGGACTGATGGCCCTGTTCCTGCTCTACGCGCTGCTGTTCGAACGCGGCCTGCGGACCGCCCTGGCGGCCCGTGACCCCTTCGGCAAACTGCTGGCGGTCGGCCTGTCCGGGGCCTTCGCCCTCCAGGTCTTCATCGTCGCCGGCGGAGTGACCGGTACCATCCCACTGACCGGTATGACTCTGCCGTTCATGGCCCAGGGCGGTTCCTCCGTCATCACCAACTGGGCCCTGATCGCCATCCTGCTGAAGATCAGCGATGTGGCCCGGCGCCCGGCCCCGGTGCCGGAGACCGCGGCAGAACCGACCCAGGTGCTCGGACCGTCATGA
- a CDS encoding penicillin-binding protein 2, which produces MNKPIRRVSVFCLVLVLALMIRVNYVQGVQASSLNKNANNKRGLIEAYSYPRGQIIVGGKPVTKDIEVDGNTYKYKRGYTDGAVYAPVTGFSSQVYGSNLLENVENPILSGNDSRLFIRNTLDLLTGKPKQGGDVVTTIDPKVQQAAYTAFTSAGKKGAAVALDPTTGAILGLVSVPSYDPGTIAGSDNQAAWTSLNADKSQPMLNRALRQTYPPGSTFKLITSAAALENGVITDINAKTVSPDPYTLPQTTTTLPNEAGDNCLNVSMNDALRVSCNTVFAKIGDEVGNAKMAAEAERFGFNSSSLTIPVGVTKSNYDTNINRPSNALSSVGQFDTRATPLQMAMVAAAIANNGTLMKPYLVAQERSANVNVIDTTKPTVLSQATTPQVAQEIQTMMVNVVQNGTGTPAQISGATVGGKTGTAQHGENNSDNPYAWFVSYAKMGDKQIAVAVVVEDSNAQRDEISGSGLAAPIAKKMMEAGLGK; this is translated from the coding sequence ATGAACAAACCCATCCGCCGGGTGTCGGTGTTCTGCCTGGTCCTGGTCCTCGCGCTGATGATCAGGGTGAACTACGTCCAGGGCGTGCAGGCGAGCTCGCTCAACAAGAACGCCAACAACAAGCGCGGCCTGATCGAGGCGTACAGCTATCCCCGCGGCCAGATCATCGTCGGCGGCAAGCCGGTCACCAAGGACATCGAGGTCGACGGCAACACCTACAAGTACAAGCGCGGCTACACCGACGGGGCCGTCTACGCCCCGGTGACCGGCTTCTCCTCCCAGGTCTACGGCAGCAACCTGCTGGAGAACGTCGAGAACCCGATCCTCAGCGGCAACGACTCCCGGCTGTTCATCCGCAACACCCTGGACCTGCTCACCGGCAAGCCCAAGCAGGGCGGCGACGTGGTCACCACGATCGACCCCAAGGTGCAGCAGGCCGCGTACACCGCCTTCACCAGCGCCGGCAAGAAGGGCGCGGCGGTCGCTCTGGACCCGACCACCGGCGCCATCCTCGGCCTGGTCAGCGTTCCCTCCTACGACCCGGGCACGATCGCCGGGAGCGACAACCAGGCCGCCTGGACCAGCCTCAACGCGGACAAGTCCCAGCCGATGCTGAACCGGGCGCTGCGGCAGACCTATCCGCCCGGCTCGACCTTCAAGCTGATCACCTCGGCGGCCGCGCTGGAGAACGGCGTCATCACCGACATCAACGCCAAGACCGTCTCGCCGGACCCGTACACCCTTCCGCAGACCACCACCACGCTGCCGAACGAGGCCGGTGACAACTGCCTCAACGTGTCCATGAACGACGCGCTGAGGGTGTCCTGCAACACGGTCTTCGCCAAGATCGGCGACGAGGTCGGCAACGCCAAGATGGCCGCCGAGGCGGAGAGGTTCGGCTTCAACAGCTCCTCGCTGACCATCCCGGTGGGCGTCACCAAGAGCAACTACGACACCAACATCAACCGGCCGTCCAACGCGCTGTCCTCGGTCGGCCAGTTCGACACCCGGGCCACCCCGCTGCAGATGGCCATGGTCGCCGCCGCCATCGCCAACAACGGCACCCTGATGAAGCCCTACCTGGTCGCCCAGGAGCGCTCGGCCAACGTCAATGTGATCGACACCACCAAGCCGACCGTGCTCTCCCAGGCCACCACGCCGCAGGTCGCCCAGGAGATCCAGACCATGATGGTCAACGTGGTCCAGAACGGCACCGGCACCCCGGCGCAGATCTCCGGAGCCACCGTCGGCGGCAAGACCGGCACCGCCCAGCACGGCGAGAACAACTCCGACAACCCCTACGCCTGGTTCGTCTCCTACGCCAAGATGGGCGACAAGCAGATCGCGGTCGCCGTCGTCGTCGAGGACAGCAACGCCCAGCGTGACGAGATCTCCGGCTCCGGCCTGGCCGCGCCGATCGCCAAGAAGATGATGGAGGCCGGCCTCGGCAAGTGA